DNA from Colletotrichum higginsianum IMI 349063 chromosome 7 map unlocalized unitig_7, whole genome shotgun sequence:
GCTAGCCAACCTACTGCACATATGTCACGAGATATAAGGCGTTAGTTGCTGCCCGCAACTAACGGCGTCGTTTTGTTGTGACAACATATTTCCTAGAATCGTGAGGGGACTAACATCTGGAGTCCATCCGGCCCTTGAAGTTGCGGTTAGAGGCGGAAATGCCGACTTCGCCGTCCTCCAAACAAGCCTCTCCCAAGCCCAATGCAAGGCCCGCAagcagcaggaagagggATCGCGCTAGCACCGAGTAACGTTTGCTAGCTaccctccttctccgcgACCTTCTGCTCGTTGATTGAAGCTGCTGCAATGTAGAGCTGAAAACGTGATCCGCGACTTTAGGGATCTCCCCATTGCTGCTGGCTTTAGCAGCATCCTGAAAGACTTTGGCCGCAGCATTCAAGTCGGAGCTGCGTGAGTTGGTACAGCTCACAACATACGCCTTGTCCACTCTgatgtttttttttggagCAAGCTTGCTAAGCGGGGTTACGCGTTATCTTCACGGAGTTGGGTCTTGTGATTTGAGGCGAAAGTGTGGAGAGGTTGAGGTGTAGCTTCTTGGCATATTGTGCTCCAGCAATTGGCCTGAAAGTCTGCAGGGTTGGCATAAAGCTGATCGATATTGTCATGTGTGATCCACTCCCGAGTTGTCCGATCTGTGTATGTTTCTGCCTCTGTAGCCTTATTTCGTAGCCAGCGTTCCAGAGTCTGGTCAATGGGGAACTGCATTGCACGGAAAACGTTAGAATTAGGGGTTGATAAGGAGACATATCATTATGGACAAATGTACCATTGCAAAAGTTGCAGACCACTCCATTGACGTGTTACTAATTGCAACTGTGAAAGGGGGTAACATGGCGGATAGCCTAGAGTCTGACGGTTATAAGTCTTCTGTGAACCATACGCTgtcacatacgaccatacccactggaaaactcgggatcccgtccgctctcccatagataagccagtgagggccggattagtagttgggtcggtgacgaccagcgaatacctggtgttgtatgttcTTTTGACGATTTACTTTTGGTCCTCGATTATGTGGAGCGGAGTGGGCTGTGAACTATCGACCTAGCAATCAAGCTCTGTCCACGTCAGGCTGTGTGTGTAGTGTGTCGTGTCGCCCTTTTTCTCAGTTACAAGTATAGCCAGCTGAGATCTGTTATTTCATTGGTGTAAGTGCTTCAGGCATTGCATCCAAAGCCTTGACGTAGTGACACTGCTCTCTCCTAGACCCAATGCGGTCACCTATGCTTGAAGTGATGTCACGTAGTTATAAGCATGTCCGCGCTGCTGTTGGTTGTCCGGCTTCTTCCGTGACTGGCAGTCTAGATGTTGAACAAACAGTACAGGTAGGTTCTAATAACTTGAGGCTGACGGACGGACTAGTCAAGTGACTGAAAATGGAGCAATTGAAAACCCGGATCCTCGATCCCAACACACGAATTACAAAGTGTACTGATACAGAGGGCTTTTCTCGCCCATGCGGTCCAACTGCTCCTGGGAGTATTGTTGGCGAATCTCAGCTTCGGAGAGTTGTGCCTTCTTTTTGTTCAAACTCCACAGAAAGAATTCCAACGCAAAGGCTGCTATAAGTCCCAGGCAAATGATGCCCAGTGATGTTCCATATCCAGTAGGATACTGCGGGCCCTCCTTATCCAAGAAGATGTTTGTTCCAATGAGACCTAAGAAATGAGTAAGAGTCAGTATTTTTGTGCTGTGTTTCGGGGAGAAAATGTACCTACTCCCCAAGTTGCCGGCCGCTAAAAGCCACGCAATTCCGATGGACCGCTTCCATGACGGAGCTAAGTTGTTGCCTATCCATGCAGTAATGCCTGGGAGGAGTGGGTATATGCCGATCTGAGCCAACACGACGCCGACATACATGGCCGGTACGTTGTTGGCTACATCGGCAGAGTAATGGAATAGAAGACCAAGAGCTATCGCGAGTACAGCCATGGGCCCGGCTATGAACGGCATGCGCCAAGTAAACTTGTCTGACATTCTGCCAGTAACCCATGCCGCCACACCACCGCAGAAATACGGAGGAATGGTAAGCAGCTGGGCCGTCGCGGTGGGGAATCCCAATTGCTTGATGATCTGCGGCATGGTGAACTTGAACGCGGCGTTCGGCACGGAATTGGCCCACGCAAGCAAGATTCCCAGGCCGATCTTCCAATCCGTCATGGTTTGGAAAAGCAAACGCCAGGAAAGCTTGTCGCCTTCCTGGGTTTGAGAGCGAACACCCGACAAGCGGAGACGCAAGTCTATGAAgcgcttctcgtcctcgctgaGCCACTTGGCCTTTTCCGGAGTATCCAGGATCAAGAACGGCATCGCAAGCCCTGCTGCAATGGTCACGGCTCCTTCTATGAGGAATATCCACCTCCAGCCCTCTATGCCACGAACGCCATCCATACGAGCGATTCCGAAAGCCAAAAGGCCGCTCAGAGCGCCCGAGAAGGCTGATGCTGTGTAGAAAATGGCGAGGCGCTGTTGGAGCTCGTGTCGGGGGTACCAGGTGGTAACAATGTAAACGGCGCCTGGGAAAAAGCCGGCCTATGGAATAGAGATCCTTGATTAGCGCAGTTCAGGCTTGGGGGTAGATCAGTTGATCCTTTCCGATGGGTTTACCTCGCATAATCCAAGAAACACTCTGCAAATAGCCATTCCTTGGAAGTTTTTGACCACTCCCATAAGTGTCATAACAGTGCCCCATGAAAGAACCAAGAAGGATAGCCATAGACTAGGCCGAACCTTCTTGAGCACGATATTCGAGGGGATCTCTGGAAGATCCGAGAGTCAGTTCTTTGTGCTTCCGGATATCAAGCATATGGATGGGGGTGTGGAGCATTACCAAAGATGATATAAGGGACGAAAAAGATTGTGCTGGCGATGTTGTACTGGTTTCCCGTGAGACCAAGGTCTTTGTCCATGCCCTCGATTTTCGCATTGCCGATGTTCCCTCTGTCAATGTGGGCCAACAGGTAAAGAAGGCCCATGATGGGAATCAGCCTGTAATCAATCTACACATTGCCAAATATAAGCATTAGCATTCGTTATGCAGAATCGGACGGAGCTTTTTCTCTGCGATCCCCCTGCATCCGTCAGAGTTTCTCACCTTTCTGACC
Protein-coding regions in this window:
- a CDS encoding Major facilitator superfamily transporter; its protein translation is MSKPEAKYLEETGVPGPYSSLSSDDGEFMQRYEGKTGRAVVRKIDYRLIPIMGLLYLLAHIDRGNIGNAKIEGMDKDLGLTGNQYNIASTIFFVPYIIFEIPSNIVLKKVRPSLWLSFLVLSWGTVMTLMGVVKNFQGMAICRVFLGLCEAGFFPGAVYIVTTWYPRHELQQRLAIFYTASAFSGALSGLLAFGIARMDGVRGIEGWRWIFLIEGAVTIAAGLAMPFLILDTPEKAKWLSEDEKRFIDLRLRLSGVRSQTQEGDKLSWRLLFQTMTDWKIGLGILLAWANSVPNAAFKFTMPQIIKQLGFPTATAQLLTIPPYFCGGVAAWVTGRMSDKFTWRMPFIAGPMAVLAIALGLLFHYSADVANNVPAMYVGVVLAQIGIYPLLPGITAWIGNNLAPSWKRSIGIAWLLAAGNLGSLIGTNIFLDKEGPQYPTGYGTSLGIICLGLIAAFALEFFLWSLNKKKAQLSEAEIRQQYSQEQLDRMGEKSPLYQYTL